In one Bosea sp. RAC05 genomic region, the following are encoded:
- a CDS encoding spermidine synthase — translation MIPWTLLDTATLPGAAGRELRLKRRGAEFSIMLGTIELMNSRLSGSEEALATLVATRLAGRTKPRILIGGLGMGFTLRAALASFPAGAEITVSELIPAVVDWARGPMADLFAGCLDDPRVTIAVQDVGRVIADGAGRYDAILLDVDNGPEALTVAANDRLYEDGGLGLAKAALRPGGILAVWSQGPDRRFTGRLRHAGFAVEEVMVRAHRGKSGARHIIWLARKA, via the coding sequence GTGATCCCCTGGACCCTGCTGGACACGGCCACCCTGCCCGGCGCTGCGGGGCGGGAGTTGCGGCTGAAGCGACGTGGCGCCGAGTTCTCGATCATGCTCGGCACGATCGAGCTGATGAACAGCCGTCTCAGCGGCTCGGAAGAAGCCCTCGCCACGCTCGTCGCAACGCGGCTGGCGGGACGCACCAAGCCGCGCATCCTGATCGGCGGGCTCGGCATGGGCTTCACGCTGCGCGCGGCGCTGGCGAGTTTTCCGGCCGGGGCCGAGATCACGGTGTCGGAACTGATCCCCGCCGTGGTCGACTGGGCGAGAGGGCCGATGGCGGACCTCTTCGCCGGCTGCCTCGACGATCCCCGCGTCACGATCGCGGTCCAGGATGTCGGCCGCGTCATCGCGGACGGCGCCGGGCGCTACGACGCGATCCTGCTCGATGTCGACAACGGGCCGGAGGCGCTGACGGTCGCCGCCAACGACCGGCTCTACGAGGATGGCGGACTCGGCCTGGCCAAGGCGGCGCTACGCCCCGGCGGCATCCTGGCGGTCTGGTCGCAGGGGCCCGACCGACGCTTCACGGGGCGGCTGCGCCATGCCGGCTTCGCGGTCGAGGAGGTGATGGTGCGGGCTCACCGTGGCAAGTCCGGCGCCCGCCACATCATCTGGCTGGCCCGGAAAGCGTGA
- a CDS encoding DMT family transporter, which translates to MASPEQNRRGIIAMLAAMALFVCNDALMKLAREVYPAGQAITLRTGFALIIALGLVLAFREGGKLRLALRPIVLLRGLIDAGVTLTFIWALAEMPLADVTAILLASPIIIVVLAVVLRIERVGWRRTAAVFIGFCGVLVVLRPATDSFNAAALVALASACLAAGRDLLTRKIGNEIPSTVIALMTTAIVGVVACGYGLLEVWQPVWRRETSYVAAAAALMAAGSICIISAYRNTDVGVVSGYRYSVVILAVIMGYLVWGEVPDPIAGLGIAMIVASGLYTMHRQQVVPQSQLKLPSTPPT; encoded by the coding sequence GTGGCCAGCCCCGAGCAGAACCGACGCGGAATCATCGCCATGCTGGCCGCAATGGCGCTGTTCGTCTGCAACGACGCGCTGATGAAGCTCGCCCGCGAGGTCTATCCGGCGGGCCAGGCGATCACGCTGCGGACGGGCTTCGCCCTGATCATCGCGCTCGGCCTGGTCCTCGCCTTCCGGGAGGGCGGCAAGCTGCGCCTCGCGCTGCGGCCGATCGTGCTGCTGCGCGGGCTGATCGACGCCGGGGTGACGCTGACCTTCATCTGGGCGCTGGCCGAGATGCCGCTGGCCGACGTCACCGCCATCCTGCTGGCATCGCCGATCATCATCGTCGTGCTCGCGGTGGTGCTGCGGATCGAGCGCGTCGGCTGGCGCCGCACCGCCGCGGTCTTCATCGGGTTCTGCGGGGTGCTGGTCGTCCTGCGGCCCGCCACCGATTCCTTCAACGCCGCGGCCCTGGTGGCGCTGGCGAGTGCCTGCCTCGCCGCCGGCCGCGACCTGCTGACGCGCAAGATCGGCAACGAGATCCCCTCCACCGTGATCGCGCTGATGACGACGGCCATCGTCGGGGTCGTGGCCTGCGGCTACGGGCTGCTGGAGGTCTGGCAGCCGGTCTGGCGGCGCGAGACGTCCTATGTCGCCGCCGCGGCGGCGCTGATGGCCGCCGGCAGCATCTGCATCATCAGCGCCTATCGCAACACGGATGTCGGCGTGGTCTCCGGCTATCGCTATTCGGTCGTCATCCTCGCGGTGATCATGGGCTATCTGGTCTGGGGTGAGGTGCCCGACCCAATCGCCGGGCTCGGCATCGCGATGATCGTGGCCAGCGGGCTCTACACCATGCACCGGCAGCAGGTGGTGCCGCAGTCGCAGCTCAAGCTGCCGAGCACGCCCCCGACATGA
- a CDS encoding MFS transporter: MTCATETRSPLPAASRQAGETRQHHAGLVMLALAMGGFAIGTTEFAVMSLVPYFSVGLGIDEPTAGHVISAYALGVVVGAPVIAVLAAKIARRTLLIGLMAVFGVANLLSALAPSYEWMLVFRFLSGLPHGAYFGVAALVAASIAPPNRRAQAVARVMLGLTVATIVGVPLANGIGQVLGWRWGFGIVALLALLTMALIFAYAPRDRVVPGASPLRELSALRSRQVWLTLAIGAIGFGGMFAVYTYLASTLMEVTRVSPALVPLVLGIFGLGLTAGTLAGAWAADRALMPSIGGMLLWTAAALALFPLAAGNIWTISIVVFLIGTSGGLGAMLQTRLMDVAGEAQTLAAALNHSAFNTANALGPWLGGLAIAAGYGWTSTGWVGTGLALAGFLIWVVALLDQRARAAR, encoded by the coding sequence ATGACCTGCGCCACCGAAACCCGCTCGCCCCTTCCGGCCGCCTCGCGCCAGGCGGGCGAGACGCGCCAGCACCATGCCGGCCTGGTCATGCTCGCCCTGGCGATGGGCGGCTTTGCGATCGGCACCACCGAATTCGCGGTGATGAGCCTCGTTCCCTATTTCTCGGTCGGTCTTGGCATCGACGAACCGACGGCCGGCCACGTCATCAGCGCCTATGCGCTCGGCGTCGTCGTCGGCGCCCCGGTGATCGCGGTGCTGGCGGCAAAAATCGCCCGGCGGACGCTGCTGATCGGCCTGATGGCGGTCTTCGGCGTCGCGAACCTGCTGAGCGCGCTGGCGCCGAGCTATGAGTGGATGCTGGTCTTCCGCTTCCTGAGCGGCCTGCCGCACGGCGCCTATTTCGGCGTGGCCGCCCTCGTCGCAGCCTCGATCGCACCGCCCAACCGGCGCGCCCAGGCCGTCGCACGGGTCATGCTCGGCCTCACGGTCGCGACCATCGTCGGCGTGCCGCTCGCCAACGGCATCGGCCAGGTGTTGGGCTGGCGCTGGGGCTTCGGCATCGTCGCGCTGCTGGCGCTGCTGACCATGGCGCTGATCTTCGCCTATGCCCCGCGCGATCGGGTGGTGCCGGGGGCGAGTCCGCTGCGGGAGCTCAGCGCGCTGCGCAGCCGCCAAGTCTGGCTGACGCTGGCCATCGGCGCGATCGGATTCGGCGGCATGTTCGCCGTCTATACCTATCTGGCCTCGACGCTGATGGAGGTGACGCGCGTCTCGCCGGCGCTGGTGCCGCTCGTGCTCGGCATCTTCGGGCTCGGCCTGACGGCGGGCACGCTCGCCGGCGCCTGGGCCGCTGACCGCGCGCTGATGCCCTCGATCGGCGGCATGCTGCTGTGGACCGCAGCGGCGCTCGCCCTGTTTCCCTTGGCAGCCGGCAACATCTGGACGATCTCGATCGTGGTCTTCCTGATCGGCACCAGCGGCGGTCTGGGCGCGATGCTGCAGACGCGGCTGATGGATGTCGCCGGCGAGGCGCAGACGCTGGCCGCGGCGCTCAACCACTCCGCCTTCAACACGGCGAACGCGCTCGGCCCCTGGCTCGGTGGCCTCGCCATCGCCGCCGGATATGGCTGGACCTCGACCGGCTGGGTCGGCACCGGCCTCGCCCTCGCCGGCTTCCTGATCTGGGTCGTCGCGCTGCTGGACCAGCGCGCCCGGGCCGCGCGCTGA
- a CDS encoding ABC transporter permease, which translates to MFDKFALLGFGDGGWGLALLQGAGITISIALATLPFGLALGLVVALGARSQSSVLRILATAYTTVFRGVPELLTLYIIYFGVQVLLQEAWRWLGLPGSFSMPPFVAGMVALGVVLSAFSSEVWVGALNSIPKGQREAAAALGLSKGQAFRLVVFPQLIRVALPGLGNNWMVLLKETSLVSVITLPDIMFITTRANVATKEPFLFFGAAMAIYLVFSMISAWGIGRMEARANRGIAAFGGATR; encoded by the coding sequence ATGTTCGACAAGTTCGCCCTGCTCGGTTTCGGCGATGGCGGCTGGGGCCTCGCCCTGCTGCAGGGCGCGGGCATCACCATCTCGATCGCGCTCGCGACCCTTCCCTTCGGCCTCGCGCTCGGGCTCGTCGTCGCGCTCGGGGCCCGTTCGCAGAGTTCTGTCCTGCGCATACTGGCCACGGCCTACACCACCGTCTTCCGCGGCGTCCCCGAGCTGCTGACGCTCTACATCATCTATTTCGGCGTCCAGGTCCTGCTGCAGGAGGCGTGGCGCTGGCTCGGCCTGCCGGGCTCCTTCTCGATGCCGCCCTTCGTCGCCGGCATGGTTGCGCTCGGCGTGGTGCTCTCGGCCTTCTCCAGCGAGGTCTGGGTCGGCGCTCTCAATTCGATTCCCAAGGGCCAGCGCGAGGCCGCCGCGGCGCTGGGCCTGTCCAAGGGCCAGGCCTTCCGCCTCGTCGTGTTCCCGCAGCTGATCCGCGTCGCGCTGCCCGGCCTCGGCAACAACTGGATGGTGCTGCTAAAGGAGACCTCGCTGGTCTCGGTCATCACCCTGCCGGACATCATGTTCATCACCACCCGCGCCAATGTCGCGACCAAGGAGCCGTTCCTGTTCTTCGGCGCGGCGATGGCGATCTATCTGGTTTTCTCGATGATCTCGGCCTGGGGCATCGGCCGGATGGAAGCCCGCGCCAACCGCGGCATCGCCGCCTTCGGGGGCGCGACGCGATGA
- a CDS encoding NAD(P)-dependent oxidoreductase: protein MPGRSQPTPRHRAYAAAQPRAFAEGQPQAKAHDEIKNSQAERNMAKVAFIGLGVMGYPMAGHLRAKGHEVTVYNRNPTKAQAWVSQHAGVSAPTPADAAKGQEIVFACVGNDDDLRSVTLGEQGAFAGMEKGAIFVDHTTASANVARELAAAAQAGGFGFVDAPVSGGQAGAENGVLTVMCGGEPEAYARAEPVIAAYARMCKLMGPAGSGQLTKMVNQICIAGLVQALSEGVHFAKRAGLDVEAMLEVISKGAAGSWQMENRGKTMNAGKFDFGFAVDWMRKDLGIVLEEARRNGAQLPVTALVDQFYAEVQKLGGRRWDTSSLIARLEE, encoded by the coding sequence ATCCCGGGCCGCTCACAACCGACACCGCGTCATCGCGCATATGCGGCAGCACAGCCGCGCGCCTTTGCAGAGGGGCAGCCGCAGGCTAAAGCCCATGACGAAATCAAAAACAGCCAAGCGGAGCGAAACATGGCCAAAGTCGCGTTCATCGGTCTCGGCGTCATGGGCTATCCCATGGCGGGTCACCTCAGGGCCAAGGGCCATGAGGTCACCGTCTACAACCGCAACCCGACGAAGGCTCAGGCCTGGGTCTCGCAGCATGCCGGCGTCTCGGCGCCGACGCCCGCCGATGCCGCCAAGGGCCAGGAGATCGTCTTCGCCTGCGTCGGCAACGATGACGATCTGCGCTCGGTGACGCTGGGCGAGCAGGGCGCCTTCGCCGGCATGGAGAAGGGCGCGATCTTCGTCGACCACACCACCGCCTCGGCCAATGTCGCGCGCGAACTCGCCGCGGCGGCCCAGGCCGGGGGCTTCGGCTTTGTCGATGCGCCCGTCTCCGGCGGCCAGGCGGGCGCCGAGAACGGCGTGCTCACCGTGATGTGCGGCGGCGAGCCCGAGGCCTACGCCCGCGCCGAGCCGGTGATCGCGGCCTACGCCCGCATGTGCAAGCTGATGGGCCCTGCCGGCTCCGGCCAGCTCACCAAGATGGTCAACCAGATCTGCATCGCCGGCCTCGTCCAGGCCCTCTCCGAAGGAGTCCATTTCGCCAAGCGCGCCGGTCTCGACGTCGAGGCCATGCTCGAGGTGATCTCGAAGGGCGCCGCCGGTTCCTGGCAGATGGAGAACCGCGGCAAGACGATGAATGCCGGCAAGTTCGATTTCGGCTTCGCCGTCGACTGGATGCGCAAGGATCTCGGCATCGTGCTGGAGGAGGCCCGCCGCAACGGCGCGCAGCTCCCCGTCACCGCGCTGGTCGACCAGTTCTACGCCGAGGTCCAGAAGCTCGGCGGCCGCCGCTGGGATACGTCCAGCCTGATCGCCCGCCTCGAGGAGTGA
- a CDS encoding multidrug effflux MFS transporter, with amino-acid sequence MSASTLKPTLTVLVAMSALQPIALNLLAPAAPALSRHFGSSYATIQLALTLFLVAVALTQLVSGPLSDRFGRRPCVNAGIALFIAGSALGALAPSIEILLLARILEGAGSGSVFALSRAIIRDTANRDEAASQIATVTMVMVIAPMIAPWLGGQIETAFGWRMILWFMTVSGVIVLLLTLVKLPETAPNLGERTPLLGVFRAFPTLIVNRVFVLNVIAVSTSSAAFFAFIAAAPYIVVETMGRGSDTYGAYFILNAAGYMVGNYAMARLVMKIGAPRMVHLGLVISSIAMTVAVPLSLRADWSPIMLFLPLALNAIGNGMTIPGSTAEALSARPDLAGSAAGLMGALQLGFSALMTVAISLVVTIWPPSLVVLMWLLTIIGMIAIHFGRRGAAARG; translated from the coding sequence ATGAGCGCCAGCACCCTGAAGCCGACCCTGACGGTGCTGGTCGCGATGTCGGCCCTGCAGCCGATCGCGCTCAACCTGCTCGCGCCGGCGGCGCCGGCGCTCTCGCGCCATTTCGGCTCGAGCTATGCCACGATCCAGCTCGCGCTGACGCTGTTCCTGGTCGCGGTCGCGCTGACCCAGCTCGTCAGCGGGCCGCTCTCCGACCGCTTCGGACGCCGTCCCTGCGTCAATGCCGGCATCGCGCTGTTCATCGCCGGCTCGGCGCTCGGCGCGCTCGCACCGTCGATCGAGATCCTGCTGCTGGCGCGCATCCTGGAGGGGGCCGGCTCGGGCTCCGTCTTTGCGCTCTCGCGCGCGATCATCCGCGACACGGCCAACCGGGACGAGGCCGCCAGCCAGATCGCCACCGTGACGATGGTCATGGTCATCGCGCCGATGATCGCGCCCTGGCTCGGCGGGCAGATCGAAACCGCCTTCGGCTGGCGGATGATCCTCTGGTTCATGACCGTCAGCGGCGTGATCGTGCTCTTGCTGACCCTGGTGAAACTGCCCGAGACGGCGCCGAACCTGGGAGAGCGCACACCGCTGCTCGGCGTGTTCCGGGCCTTCCCGACCCTGATCGTCAACCGCGTCTTCGTGCTCAACGTGATCGCGGTCTCGACCAGTTCAGCCGCCTTCTTCGCCTTCATCGCGGCGGCGCCCTATATCGTCGTCGAAACGATGGGGCGCGGCAGCGACACCTACGGCGCCTATTTCATCCTGAACGCGGCCGGCTACATGGTCGGCAACTATGCGATGGCGCGGCTGGTCATGAAGATCGGCGCGCCGCGCATGGTCCATCTCGGGCTGGTCATCTCCTCCATCGCGATGACGGTGGCCGTGCCGCTCTCGCTGAGGGCGGACTGGTCGCCGATCATGCTGTTCCTGCCGCTGGCGCTGAACGCGATCGGCAACGGCATGACGATCCCGGGCTCGACCGCCGAGGCGCTCTCGGCCCGGCCCGACCTCGCCGGCTCGGCCGCCGGGCTGATGGGCGCGCTGCAACTCGGCTTCAGCGCGCTGATGACGGTGGCGATCAGCCTCGTGGTGACGATCTGGCCGCCCTCGCTCGTCGTGCTGATGTGGCTTTTGACGATCATCGGGATGATCGCGATCCATTTCGGCCGGCGCGGGGCGGCGGCGCGGGGCTGA
- a CDS encoding TRAP transporter substrate-binding protein, whose protein sequence is MKRRQFIQTATAGAAAAAIASPAVAQANPEVKWRLASSFPKSLDTIYGGAEVMAKMVSELTDGKFQIQVFAAGEIVPALQAADAVTNGTVEMCHTVSYYYVGKDPTFAVAASVPFGLNARGQNAWLYQGGGNDLFNEFYKKFNIHGLPCGNTGAQMGGWFRKEIKTPADLQGLKMRIGGIAGQVLAKLGVVPQQIGGGDIYPALEKGTIDGAEWVGPYDDEKLGFSKVAPFYYYPGFWEGGPTVHAFVNLEKWNALPKAYQAALTAACTYANTQMAARYDMQNPAALKRLVGAGTQLRPFSQEILEACLKASNELYSEISAKNPEFKKAIDSMAAFRGDQYLWWQVAELSFDVFQVRSRAR, encoded by the coding sequence ATGAAGCGCCGTCAGTTTATCCAGACCGCCACCGCCGGCGCCGCCGCCGCGGCGATCGCCTCCCCCGCCGTCGCGCAGGCGAATCCCGAGGTGAAGTGGCGCCTGGCGTCCTCCTTCCCGAAGTCGCTCGACACCATCTATGGCGGTGCCGAGGTCATGGCCAAGATGGTCTCCGAGCTGACCGACGGGAAGTTCCAGATCCAGGTCTTCGCGGCGGGTGAAATCGTCCCGGCGCTGCAGGCGGCCGACGCCGTGACCAACGGCACTGTCGAGATGTGCCACACCGTGTCCTACTACTATGTCGGCAAGGACCCGACCTTCGCGGTGGCGGCCTCCGTGCCGTTCGGCCTAAACGCGCGCGGCCAGAACGCCTGGCTCTACCAGGGCGGCGGCAACGACCTGTTCAACGAGTTCTACAAGAAGTTCAACATCCACGGCCTGCCCTGCGGCAACACCGGCGCCCAGATGGGTGGCTGGTTCCGCAAGGAGATCAAGACGCCGGCCGACCTGCAGGGCCTGAAGATGCGCATCGGCGGCATCGCCGGCCAGGTGCTCGCCAAGCTCGGCGTCGTGCCGCAGCAGATCGGCGGCGGCGACATCTACCCGGCGCTGGAAAAGGGCACCATCGACGGCGCCGAGTGGGTCGGCCCCTATGACGACGAGAAGCTCGGCTTCTCCAAGGTCGCGCCGTTCTACTACTATCCGGGCTTCTGGGAGGGTGGCCCCACCGTCCACGCCTTCGTCAACCTGGAGAAGTGGAACGCGCTGCCGAAGGCCTATCAGGCCGCGCTCACCGCCGCCTGCACCTACGCCAACACCCAGATGGCGGCCCGCTACGACATGCAGAACCCGGCGGCGCTGAAGCGCCTCGTCGGCGCCGGCACCCAGCTGCGCCCGTTCTCGCAGGAGATCCTCGAGGCCTGCCTGAAGGCGTCCAACGAACTCTACAGCGAGATCTCGGCCAAGAACCCCGAGTTCAAGAAGGCGATCGACTCGATGGCCGCCTTCCGCGGCGACCAGTATCTCTGGTGGCAGGTGGCGGAGCTCAGCTTCGACGTCTTCCAGGTGCGCTCGCGCGCCCGCTGA
- the map gene encoding type I methionyl aminopeptidase translates to MTISNDDDLKNLQDIGRIVAQTLAAMGRAIEPGMTTAELDRIGRALLEREGARSAPELDYDFPGATCISVNDEIAHGIPGARRIEAGDLVNIDVSAEKAGFYSDTGASFAVPPVARRTERLCRDGRRALWVGIGQVGAGKPLSGIGDAIGRFAENNRYTLVRNLASHGVGRSLHEEPTELATWPDRSERRVMQKGQVFTIEPFLSLGANWAENGEDPWTLYGEPRAPTVQYEHTLVATANGAMVLTLPA, encoded by the coding sequence ATGACGATCTCCAATGACGACGACCTCAAGAACCTGCAGGACATCGGCCGCATCGTCGCGCAGACGCTGGCCGCCATGGGACGGGCGATCGAACCGGGCATGACGACCGCCGAGCTCGACCGGATCGGGCGGGCCCTGCTGGAACGGGAGGGCGCGCGCTCGGCGCCGGAACTGGACTACGATTTTCCGGGCGCAACCTGCATCAGCGTCAATGACGAAATCGCGCATGGCATCCCCGGCGCGCGGCGGATCGAGGCCGGCGACCTCGTCAACATCGACGTCTCCGCCGAGAAGGCAGGCTTCTATTCGGATACCGGCGCCTCCTTCGCCGTGCCGCCCGTGGCCCGCAGGACGGAGCGGCTCTGCCGCGACGGGCGGCGCGCGCTCTGGGTCGGGATCGGGCAGGTCGGCGCCGGCAAGCCGCTCTCCGGGATCGGCGATGCGATCGGCCGCTTCGCCGAAAACAATCGCTACACGCTGGTGCGCAATCTCGCGAGCCACGGCGTCGGGCGCTCGCTCCATGAGGAGCCCACGGAACTCGCCACCTGGCCGGACCGGTCCGAGCGCCGGGTGATGCAGAAGGGCCAGGTCTTCACCATCGAGCCCTTCCTCTCACTGGGTGCGAACTGGGCCGAGAACGGCGAGGATCCCTGGACGCTCTATGGCGAGCCGCGCGCACCGACCGTGCAATACGAGCACACGCTGGTCGCCACCGCCAACGGCGCGATGGTGCTGACGCTGCCGGCGTGA
- a CDS encoding GNAT family N-acetyltransferase, protein MQPMLDTERLRLRPPRADDLDALHAWRSDPSVVRFVGGRTLDREEAWQRLLRAAGHWSLFGHGLFMVEEKAGGAVIGEVGLFYGRRGLGPDFDAAPEIGWILAAGAQGRGYATEAALAAQGWFAATQGDRRCVCMIDPAHDASFRVAAKLGYKRYRSADYQGGSVTLLERLPA, encoded by the coding sequence ATGCAGCCGATGCTCGACACCGAACGCCTGCGACTGCGCCCACCCCGCGCCGATGATCTCGACGCGCTCCACGCGTGGCGCAGTGATCCTTCTGTCGTGCGCTTCGTCGGCGGCCGCACGCTCGATCGCGAGGAGGCCTGGCAGCGCCTGCTGCGCGCGGCCGGACACTGGTCGCTGTTCGGACATGGCCTGTTCATGGTCGAGGAGAAGGCGGGCGGTGCCGTCATCGGCGAGGTCGGGCTGTTCTACGGCCGCCGGGGCCTCGGGCCCGATTTCGACGCGGCGCCCGAGATCGGCTGGATTCTCGCCGCCGGGGCGCAGGGCAGGGGCTATGCGACCGAGGCGGCGCTGGCGGCGCAAGGCTGGTTTGCCGCGACGCAGGGCGACCGGCGCTGCGTCTGCATGATCGATCCCGCGCACGACGCCTCCTTCCGGGTCGCCGCCAAGCTCGGGTACAAGCGCTATCGGTCGGCCGATTATCAGGGCGGCTCCGTCACGCTGCTCGAACGTCTGCCGGCCTGA
- a CDS encoding transporter substrate-binding domain-containing protein encodes MKGFARVIAAVLLTAVGASGALAQAKEWKEVRIGTEGAYPPFNNLNAKKELEGFEIDYGNLLCERMKVKCTWVVQDWDGIIPALLSNKYDIIIAGMNATDERKKRVDFTAVYTKTPIWIIGPKTTTSADFSPAALKGKAIGVQGSTIHTNYAEKYYKDSTIRPYPTQEEANLDLINGRLDYVIADSLALEDFLAGKGKDCCKKIGEITRDPTIHGPGVGGAVRKEDTALKALFDKAIAETIADGSHKKIADKYFKIPIL; translated from the coding sequence ATGAAAGGTTTCGCACGAGTCATCGCCGCCGTGTTGCTGACGGCCGTCGGAGCCAGCGGCGCCCTGGCGCAGGCCAAGGAGTGGAAGGAAGTCCGGATCGGCACCGAAGGCGCCTATCCGCCCTTCAACAACCTCAACGCCAAGAAGGAGCTCGAGGGCTTCGAGATCGACTACGGCAACCTGCTCTGCGAGCGGATGAAGGTGAAGTGCACCTGGGTCGTGCAGGACTGGGACGGCATCATCCCGGCGCTGCTCTCCAACAAGTACGACATCATCATCGCCGGCATGAACGCCACCGACGAGCGCAAGAAGCGCGTCGACTTCACGGCGGTCTATACCAAGACGCCGATCTGGATCATCGGCCCGAAGACGACGACCTCGGCAGATTTCTCGCCCGCTGCCCTGAAGGGCAAGGCGATCGGCGTCCAGGGCTCGACCATCCACACCAACTACGCCGAGAAATACTACAAGGACTCCACCATCCGTCCGTATCCGACCCAGGAAGAGGCCAATCTCGACCTGATCAACGGCCGCCTCGACTATGTCATCGCGGATTCGCTGGCGCTGGAGGATTTCCTTGCCGGCAAGGGCAAGGACTGCTGCAAGAAGATCGGCGAGATCACCCGCGATCCCACGATCCACGGCCCCGGCGTCGGTGGCGCCGTCCGCAAGGAGGACACCGCTCTGAAGGCGCTGTTCGACAAGGCCATCGCCGAGACCATCGCCGACGGCTCGCACAAGAAGATCGCCGACAAGTACTTCAAGATCCCGATCCTCTGA
- the speB gene encoding agmatinase → MDQDKLAKLRARYADASGADIHDPHFARVAADQFKGDKRKWPFSDVATFLGAPYRPDALGLPDLGGLDVAIIGLPMDLGVTNRAGTRLGPRAVRAIERIGPMDHVMGTAPLGMLKAADIGDVPFRSRYSLESCHEDIEATFRTIVEAGVSPLAVGGDHSITYSILRAVGARRPVGMVHIDAHCDTSGPYEGSKFHHGGPFRQAVLDGVLDPQRVIQIGIRGGAEYLWEFSYESGMTVIHADEVDGLGIEAVIAKARAVIGDGPTYVSFDVDSLDPAFAPGTGTPEVGGLTPREALAILRGLKGADIVAADVVEIAPQYDATSNTAHCAAQVLFTELCLIAEARALGKGRP, encoded by the coding sequence ATGGACCAGGACAAGCTCGCGAAACTCCGGGCGCGCTACGCCGACGCCAGCGGTGCCGACATCCACGATCCCCATTTCGCGCGGGTCGCGGCCGACCAGTTCAAGGGCGACAAACGCAAATGGCCCTTCTCGGACGTCGCGACCTTCCTCGGCGCGCCCTACCGCCCCGATGCGCTCGGCCTGCCCGATCTCGGCGGCCTCGACGTCGCGATCATCGGCCTGCCCATGGATCTCGGTGTCACCAACCGGGCCGGCACGCGGCTGGGCCCCCGCGCCGTGCGCGCCATCGAGCGCATCGGCCCGATGGACCATGTCATGGGCACCGCGCCGCTCGGCATGCTCAAGGCGGCCGATATCGGCGACGTGCCCTTTCGCTCGCGCTACTCGCTCGAAAGCTGCCACGAGGACATCGAGGCGACCTTCCGCACCATCGTCGAGGCCGGCGTCTCGCCGCTGGCCGTCGGCGGCGACCATTCGATCACCTATTCGATCCTGAGGGCGGTCGGCGCCAGGCGCCCCGTCGGCATGGTCCATATCGACGCCCATTGCGACACGTCGGGCCCCTATGAAGGCTCGAAGTTCCATCATGGCGGCCCGTTCCGGCAGGCCGTGCTCGACGGCGTGCTGGACCCGCAGCGCGTCATCCAGATCGGCATTCGCGGCGGCGCCGAATATCTCTGGGAGTTCTCCTATGAGAGCGGCATGACCGTGATCCATGCCGACGAGGTCGATGGGCTCGGCATTGAGGCCGTCATCGCGAAGGCGCGGGCCGTGATCGGCGACGGGCCGACCTACGTCTCCTTCGACGTCGATTCGCTCGATCCCGCCTTCGCGCCGGGCACCGGCACGCCCGAGGTCGGCGGGCTGACCCCGCGCGAGGCGCTCGCCATCCTGCGCGGGCTGAAGGGCGCCGACATCGTCGCAGCCGACGTCGTCGAGATCGCCCCGCAATACGACGCGACCTCGAACACCGCCCATTGTGCGGCGCAGGTGCTCTTCACCGAACTCTGCCTGATCGCCGAGGCGCGGGCACTGGGGAAGGGGCGTCCCTGA
- a CDS encoding ABC transporter permease, whose amino-acid sequence MTWCEYPGWAVGSEVLQNYGCRMATGVGLTLQLVAISVSLGFVLAIGLAVARLYGPRWAQVLINGYTTFFRGTPLLCQLFLVYYGLGQFRLFWTDLGLWWFFREPFYCALLTFVINTAAYQAEILRGAIQSISRGQFEGALALGLHRWSSLRHVILPQAMILALRPLGNELIVMIKSSALASLVTLYDLMGATRLAFSRSFDLSIYLYAALIYLLLVEIVRRVWDRLELRLTRHMALR is encoded by the coding sequence ATGACCTGGTGCGAGTATCCGGGCTGGGCCGTCGGCAGCGAAGTCCTGCAGAACTATGGCTGCCGGATGGCCACCGGCGTCGGGCTGACGCTCCAGCTCGTCGCGATCTCGGTGTCGCTCGGTTTTGTGCTCGCGATCGGGCTCGCCGTGGCGCGGCTCTACGGGCCGCGCTGGGCGCAGGTCCTGATCAACGGCTACACAACCTTCTTCCGTGGCACGCCGCTGCTCTGCCAGCTCTTCCTGGTCTATTACGGGCTCGGCCAGTTCCGCCTGTTCTGGACCGATCTCGGCCTCTGGTGGTTCTTCCGCGAGCCCTTCTACTGCGCGCTCCTGACCTTCGTGATCAACACGGCCGCCTATCAGGCCGAGATCCTGCGCGGCGCCATCCAGTCCATCTCGCGCGGCCAGTTCGAGGGCGCGCTGGCGCTCGGCCTGCACCGCTGGTCGAGCCTGCGCCACGTCATCCTGCCGCAGGCGATGATCCTGGCGCTGCGCCCGCTCGGCAACGAGCTGATCGTGATGATCAAGTCGAGCGCGCTGGCCTCGCTGGTGACCCTCTACGACCTGATGGGCGCGACGCGGCTCGCCTTCTCGCGCTCCTTCGACCTGTCGATCTACCTCTACGCGGCGCTGATCTATCTGCTGCTGGTCGAGATCGTCCGCCGCGTCTGGGACCGGCTGGAGCTGAGGCTGACGCGGCACATGGCCCTGCGCTGA